A window of the Ramlibacter pinisoli genome harbors these coding sequences:
- a CDS encoding 2-keto-4-pentenoate hydratase, with protein sequence MPGFPDAAGVADWLLDEHRQRRPFAPFAARHAVASLEAAYDVQQHYVQETARLRRAPPAGYKIGLTSPPMQALCGIDHPVAGVVLADRVHPSGVRLRRHDHGRFGVEFELAVRLGRDLDTAGRPAGLDDVARAVDAVAPAMEIVDDRGCDYATLDVHSLVADNAWNAGVVLGAFRTDWPDLAAVEGCASADGVELGRGRGSDVLGHPFQPVAWLADHLARRGERLRAGQLVMTGSMVRTQFPDGPRRIQFDITGLGAVALELVD encoded by the coding sequence ATGCCCGGGTTCCCCGACGCGGCCGGGGTGGCCGACTGGCTGCTGGACGAGCACCGGCAGCGGCGGCCGTTCGCGCCCTTCGCCGCGCGGCACGCGGTGGCGTCGCTGGAAGCCGCCTACGACGTCCAGCAGCACTACGTGCAGGAGACGGCGCGGCTGCGGCGCGCGCCGCCGGCCGGCTACAAGATCGGGCTGACCTCGCCGCCGATGCAGGCCCTGTGCGGCATCGACCATCCGGTGGCCGGGGTGGTGCTGGCCGACCGGGTGCACCCCAGCGGCGTGCGGCTGCGCCGCCACGACCACGGCCGCTTCGGCGTCGAGTTCGAGCTGGCCGTGCGGCTGGGGCGCGACCTGGACACCGCGGGCCGTCCGGCCGGCCTCGACGACGTGGCGCGGGCCGTGGACGCGGTAGCGCCGGCGATGGAGATCGTCGACGACCGGGGCTGCGACTACGCGACGCTCGACGTGCACTCGCTGGTGGCCGACAACGCCTGGAATGCCGGCGTGGTGCTGGGGGCGTTCCGGACCGACTGGCCGGACCTGGCGGCGGTCGAGGGGTGCGCCAGTGCCGACGGTGTCGAGCTCGGCCGCGGCCGCGGCAGCGACGTCCTCGGCCATCCCTTCCAGCCGGTGGCCTGGCTGGCCGACCACCTCGCCCGGCGCGGCGAGCGGCTGCGCGCCGGCCAGCTGGTCATGACCGGCAGCATGGTGCGCACCCAGTTCCCGGACGGCCCGCGCCGCATCCAATTCGACATCACCGGTCTGGGTGCGGTCGCGCTCGAGTTGGTGGACTGA
- a CDS encoding nuclear transport factor 2 family protein gives MDAQRQTIERLYQAFARLDAAAMGDCYAPDASFDDEVFSLRGRREVQGMWTMLCEATRRNAPGDWRLEWSGVQADGANGQAHWEAWYRFSATGRLVHNRIDASFRFAPDGRIAVHRDRFDFWRWSRQALGAPGLLLGWTPLLRRKVRAQAGANLRRHLDRSAP, from the coding sequence ATGGACGCCCAGCGCCAGACCATCGAACGCCTGTACCAGGCGTTCGCCCGCCTCGATGCGGCCGCCATGGGCGACTGCTACGCGCCGGACGCGAGCTTCGACGACGAGGTGTTCTCGCTGCGCGGCCGACGCGAGGTGCAGGGCATGTGGACCATGCTGTGCGAGGCCACCCGCCGCAACGCGCCCGGCGACTGGCGGCTCGAATGGTCCGGCGTCCAGGCCGACGGCGCGAACGGGCAGGCCCACTGGGAAGCCTGGTACCGCTTCAGCGCCACCGGACGGCTGGTGCACAACCGCATCGACGCCAGCTTCCGCTTCGCGCCCGACGGCCGCATCGCCGTCCACCGCGACCGCTTCGATTTCTGGCGCTGGTCGCGGCAGGCGCTGGGCGCACCCGGCCTGCTGCTCGGGTGGACGCCGCTGCTGCGGCGCAAGGTGCGGGCCCAGGCCGGCGCCAACCTGCGCCGCCACCTGGACCGCAGCGCGCCCTGA
- a CDS encoding CinA family protein: MTAPLSALCADLADILLAQSWMLATAESCTGGLIAGACTDLAGSSRWFERGFVTYSNAAKTESLGVDAALIADHGAVSEVVARAMAFGAVRHSCAQVGLAVTGVAGPSGGSDEKPVGTVWFGFSVGGRLSSEMVRFDGDRAAVRQATVRHALTRLLALLRADA, from the coding sequence ATGACCGCACCGCTGTCGGCGCTCTGCGCCGATCTCGCCGACATCCTGCTCGCCCAGAGCTGGATGCTGGCCACCGCCGAGAGCTGCACCGGCGGGCTGATCGCCGGCGCCTGCACCGACCTGGCCGGCTCCAGCCGCTGGTTCGAGCGCGGCTTCGTCACCTACTCCAACGCCGCCAAGACCGAATCGCTAGGCGTCGACGCGGCGCTGATCGCCGACCACGGCGCCGTGAGCGAGGTGGTCGCGCGGGCGATGGCCTTCGGTGCCGTGCGCCACTCGTGCGCCCAGGTCGGCCTGGCCGTGACCGGCGTCGCCGGCCCCAGCGGCGGCAGCGACGAGAAGCCGGTCGGCACGGTGTGGTTCGGGTTCTCGGTCGGCGGCCGCCTGTCCAGCGAGATGGTCCGCTTCGACGGCGACCGCGCCGCCGTGCGACAGGCGACGGTGCGGCACGCGCTCACCCGGCTGCTGGCGCTGCTGCGCGCCGATGCCTAG
- a CDS encoding phosphatidylglycerophosphatase A, whose product MTATGANPDGEAQVPGRPTVRFLLAHPAHFIALGCGSGLSPVAPGTVGTLWAWLAFLVLQAWLPPALLGWVVLATVPLAWWAATVTARHLRVLDPGAIVVDEVVAFWAVLWVLLPAGWGTQLAAFALFRVLDGAKPGPVGWADRRFHGGGWRGGWGIVFDDLVAAFCTLLLLALWRLFT is encoded by the coding sequence ATGACGGCAACCGGCGCCAATCCCGACGGCGAGGCCCAGGTCCCTGGCCGGCCCACGGTGCGCTTCCTGCTCGCGCATCCGGCCCACTTCATCGCGCTCGGCTGCGGCTCCGGCCTCAGCCCGGTGGCACCGGGCACGGTGGGCACCCTGTGGGCCTGGCTCGCGTTCCTGGTGCTGCAGGCCTGGCTGCCGCCGGCGCTGCTGGGCTGGGTCGTGCTGGCCACCGTGCCGCTGGCATGGTGGGCCGCCACCGTCACCGCGCGCCACCTGCGCGTGCTCGACCCGGGCGCCATCGTGGTCGACGAGGTGGTGGCGTTCTGGGCCGTGCTGTGGGTGCTGCTGCCGGCCGGCTGGGGCACGCAGCTGGCGGCCTTCGCGCTGTTCCGTGTCCTCGACGGCGCCAAGCCCGGCCCGGTGGGCTGGGCCGACCGCCGCTTCCACGGCGGCGGCTGGCGTGGCGGCTGGGGCATCGTGTTCGACGACCTGGTGGCGGCGTTCTGCACCCTGCTCCTGCTCGCCCTGTGGAGGCTGTTCACATGA
- a CDS encoding LysR substrate-binding domain-containing protein — protein MKRSNINLLICLDALLTERSVTRAAQRLEMSQPGMSNALARLRELTGDPLLIRSGNGFLLTERAQAIARKVRSGIELMDDIFSNEGPLDLQNASGTLTLAAAESVGMVIVPALAQALAEQAPGVTLNVRAPDPEHLREWLSEGECDIAVGHFPDLHPDLRSTPLFVQPLSCISARHAGPPPADLASYLRRTHVVFGSPFSPRSTLETTIGRALAAAGHDRLRTVRVSSVLLIPYVVAGSCHVATLPTWLCRHFAGVLPLQLSAVPFDVPSIDTVMVWHERTHRQALHAWLRERIRTIVPGQAGLGVDIRQLV, from the coding sequence GTGAAGCGCAGCAACATCAACCTGCTCATCTGCCTGGATGCGCTGCTCACCGAGCGCTCGGTCACCCGCGCCGCGCAGCGGCTGGAGATGAGCCAGCCCGGCATGAGCAACGCGCTGGCGCGCCTGCGCGAGCTCACCGGCGACCCGCTGCTGATCCGCTCGGGCAACGGCTTCCTCCTCACCGAACGGGCCCAGGCCATCGCGCGCAAGGTGCGCAGCGGCATCGAGCTGATGGACGACATCTTCTCGAACGAGGGCCCCCTCGACCTGCAGAACGCCTCCGGCACCCTGACCCTGGCGGCGGCCGAGTCGGTGGGCATGGTGATCGTGCCGGCCCTGGCCCAGGCGCTGGCGGAGCAGGCGCCGGGCGTGACGCTGAACGTGCGCGCCCCCGACCCCGAACACCTGCGCGAATGGCTGAGCGAGGGCGAGTGCGACATCGCCGTCGGCCATTTTCCCGACCTGCACCCGGACCTGCGCAGCACCCCGCTGTTCGTGCAGCCGCTGTCCTGCATCAGCGCCCGCCATGCCGGCCCGCCGCCGGCCGACCTCGCCAGCTACCTGCGCCGCACCCATGTCGTGTTCGGCTCGCCGTTCTCGCCCCGCTCGACGCTGGAGACGACGATCGGCCGCGCGTTGGCCGCGGCCGGCCATGACCGGCTGCGCACGGTACGGGTCTCGTCGGTGCTGCTCATTCCCTACGTGGTCGCCGGCTCCTGCCATGTCGCCACCCTGCCCACCTGGCTGTGCCGGCACTTCGCCGGCGTGCTGCCGCTGCAGCTGTCGGCGGTGCCGTTCGACGTGCCCAGCATCGACACGGTGATGGTCTGGCACGAGCGCACCCACCGGCAGGCGCTGCACGCCTGGCTGCGCGAGCGGATCCGCACCATCGTGCCCGGCCAGGCCGGCCTGGGCGTCGACATCCGGCAGCTGGTCTGA
- a CDS encoding Bug family tripartite tricarboxylate transporter substrate binding protein, whose amino-acid sequence MTKFLQLLLAAVALALAAAPAAAQSGYPSKPVKIVVPAPAGTGPDIMARLYAEHLGRALGQQFLVENKAGASGNIGAEAVARSPADGHTLLYAYNQIPTMNPHLFGKLGYDMQKDLAPISMTLATGYVLLANNNFPGSTLAEAIAYARSNPGKVAYASYGPGTASHLAFEIIQDQTKAEFLHVPYKQGQVTDVIAGQVAMVFEPFPSALPFVASGKTKALAVTTPKRLAALPGTPTMSEAVPGFDLLGWQGVWAPTGTPPEVLAKLQSEFARITQLPEMQKRIRDLASEPVGSSSREMAQAIQTEYARWGQVIRAKNIRLD is encoded by the coding sequence ATGACAAAGTTCCTGCAGCTGCTGCTCGCCGCCGTCGCCCTGGCGCTGGCCGCAGCGCCCGCCGCCGCCCAATCCGGCTATCCGTCCAAGCCCGTCAAGATCGTGGTGCCGGCGCCCGCGGGCACCGGCCCCGACATCATGGCCCGCCTGTACGCCGAGCACCTCGGGCGCGCGCTCGGCCAGCAGTTCCTGGTCGAGAACAAGGCCGGGGCGTCCGGCAACATCGGCGCCGAGGCGGTGGCGCGTTCGCCGGCCGACGGCCACACGCTGCTGTACGCCTACAACCAGATCCCGACCATGAACCCGCACCTGTTCGGCAAGCTCGGGTACGACATGCAGAAGGACCTGGCGCCGATCTCGATGACGCTGGCCACCGGCTACGTCCTGCTGGCCAACAACAACTTCCCGGGCAGCACCCTGGCCGAGGCGATCGCCTATGCCCGCAGCAACCCGGGCAAGGTGGCGTACGCGAGCTACGGCCCCGGCACCGCCTCGCACCTGGCATTCGAGATCATCCAGGACCAGACCAAGGCCGAGTTCCTGCACGTGCCGTACAAGCAGGGCCAGGTGACCGACGTCATCGCCGGCCAGGTCGCCATGGTGTTCGAGCCGTTCCCGTCGGCGCTGCCGTTCGTGGCCAGCGGCAAGACCAAGGCGCTGGCCGTCACCACGCCCAAGCGGCTGGCCGCCCTGCCGGGCACGCCGACGATGTCGGAGGCGGTGCCCGGCTTCGACCTGCTCGGCTGGCAGGGGGTGTGGGCGCCCACCGGCACGCCGCCCGAGGTGCTGGCCAAGCTGCAGTCGGAGTTCGCCCGCATCACGCAGCTGCCCGAGATGCAGAAGCGCATCCGCGACCTCGCCTCCGAGCCGGTCGGCAGCAGCAGCCGCGAGATGGCCCAGGCGATCCAGACCGAGTACGCCCGCTGGGGCCAGGTGATCCGGGCCAAGAACATCCGGCTCGACTGA